Proteins co-encoded in one Columba livia isolate bColLiv1 breed racing homer chromosome 14, bColLiv1.pat.W.v2, whole genome shotgun sequence genomic window:
- the TBC1D9B gene encoding TBC1 domain family member 9B isoform X2 yields the protein MQAPPAGLSPFCRSRRFPSGLLVGTLDVVLDSSARVAPYRILHQTQDSQVYWAVACGSSRKEITKHWEWLENNLLQTLSIFDNEEDITTFVKGKIHGIIAEENKNEQPQGEEDPGKFKEAELKMRKQFGMPEVEKLVNYYSCSYWKGRVPRQGWLYLTVNHLCFYSFLLGKEVTLVIQWVDVTQLEKNATLLFPECIKVSTRDNELYFSMFLNINETFKLMEQLANIAMRQLLDNESFLQDKSLPKPRKPLKNISALKRDLDARAKNECYRATFRLPKDECLDGHTDCTLWTPFNKMHIPGQMFVSNNYICFASKAEEACHLIIPLREVTIVEKADSSSVLPSPLSISTRSKMTFFFANLKDRDFLVQRISDFLQRTPSKKPCSSDREWKWNLADPGCEEAPELPSSSPLAVSPTAALSNRPVNFCAGEVPTASQGLLKLFRRNSEELLGPKGAKEKMKEESWNIHFFEYGRGMCMYRTAKTRELVQKGIPENLRGELWLLFSGAWNEMVTHPGYYADLVEKSMGKYNLATEEIERDLHRSMPEHPAFQNELGIAALRRVLTAYAFRNPTIGYCQAMNIVTSVLLLYCNEEEAFWLLVALCERMLPDYYNTRVVGALVDQGIFEELTREYLPQLAEKMQDLGVISTISLSWFLTLFLSVMPFESAVVIVDCFFYEGIKFILQVSLAILDANMEKLLQCSDEGEAMTILGRYLDNVVNRQSVSPPIPHLHALLTSGDDPPLEIDIFELIKTSYEKFSNLKADDIEQMRFKQRLKVIQSLEDTAKKSVVRAVSSDIGFSIEELEELYVVFKAKYLMSCYWGNNRAAAARRDQSLPYLEQYRIDMEQFKDLFISLTPWSCGAHTPVLAGRLFRLLDENRDSLINFKEFVTGMSGMYHGDLTEKLKVLYKLHLPPALNPEETESALEATSYFTEDVTTEAPLSAAQVSPFVSELDFCLHCEPQETQEDKGRRNENGPEKEEKGTSPQDYRYYLRIWAKEKESKKETIKDLPKMSQEQFIELCKTLYNMFSEDPVEQELYHAIATVASLLLRIGEVGKKFSNRPTRKSEDCKANNTQDPVSEEESPTSEQSQNSAVEQQRQTDCEDKTCADAQPEKTQQENQTLGDGSGEGQSSPLQLLSDDETKDDMSMSSYSMVSTGSLQCEDIADDTVLVGCEGSSSAARYGSTIDTDWSISFEQILASMLTETALVNYFEKKVNILQKIKDQKKVERQFSSSSDYELSSVSG from the exons ATGCAGGCCCCGCCGGCTGGGCTGAGCCCGTTCTGCCGTTCCCGTCGCTTCCCCTCCG GTCTTCTTGTGGGAACGTTAGACGTGGTTTTGGATTCCAGTGCCCGAGTTGCCCCATACCGTATTCTGCACCAGACTCAGGACTCCCAAGTGTATTGGGCAGTGGCGTGTG GATCGTCTCGTAAAGAGATCACAAAGCATTGGGAATGGCTGGAGAATAACTTACTGCAGACTCTGTCCATCTTTGATAATGAGGAAGATATCACCACCTTTGTCAAGGGCAAGATCCAT GGAATTATTGCTGAAGAGAACAAGAATGAGCAGCCCCAGGGGGAAGAGGATCCAGGTAAATTCAAAGAGGCTGAACTGAAGATGCGGAAGCAGTTTGGGATGCCAGAGGTGGAGAAGTTGGTCAATTACTATTCCTGCAGCTATTGGAAGGGACGTGTGCCCAGGCAGGGTTGGCTGTACCTCACTGTCAATCACCTCTGTTTCTACTCCTTCTTGCTGGGCAAAGAGG ttacaTTGGTGATCCAGTGGGTGGATGTAacccagctggaaaaaaatgctacaCTGCTGTTCCCTGAGTGCATTAAAGTAAGCACAAGGGACAatgaactttatttttccatgtttctcAACATCAACGAGACATTCAAGCTGATGGAGCAGTTGGCTAACATTGCTATGCGGCAGTTGTTGGACAATGAGAGCTTCCTACAGGACAAGTCCCTCCCAAAGCCCAGGAAGCCTCTTAAGAACATCTCTGCATTAAAAAG AGACCTGGATGCTCGAGCCAAAAATGAGTGCTACCGTGCTACTTTCCGGTTGCCCAAGGACGAATGCCTCGATGGACACACAGACTGTACCTTGTGGACACCGTTCAACAAGATGCATATTCCTGGCCAGATGTTTGTTTCCAACAATTACATCTGTTTTGCCAGCAAGGCAGAGGAAGCCTGTCACCTCATCATTCCTCTCAGGGAG GTGACAATAGTTGAGAAAGCAGATAGTTCCAGTGTCTTGCCCAGCCCTCTGTCCATCAGCACCAGAAGTAAAATGACCTTCTTCTTTGCCAATCTGAAAGACCGAGATTTCTTGGTACAGAGAATCTCTGACTTCTTGCAGAGAACGCCATCCAAGAAACCGTGCAGCAGCGACAGGGAGTGGAAGTGGAATTTGGCTGATCCTGGTTGCGAG GAGGCTCCAGAGTTGCCCTCCAGCAGCCCGCTCGCAGTTAGTCCCACGGCTGCTCTCAGCAACCGACCTGTCAACTTCTGTGCTGGGGAAGTGCCAACAGCCTCGCAGGGACTACTCAAACTCTTCAGAAGAAATTCCGAGGAGCTCTTGGGACCCAAAGGA GCAAaggagaagatgaaagaagagtCTTGGAACATTCATTTCTTTGAATACGGGCGAGGGATGTGTATGTATCGCACTGCCAAGACTAGGGAGCTGGTGCAAAAAGGAATCCCAGAGAATCTCCGTGGAGAGCTGTGGCTCCTTTTCTCAG GGGCTTGGAATGAGATGGTGACTCATCCTGGTTACTATGCAGATCTTGTGGAAAAGTCAATGGGAAAGTACAATCTTGCTACAGAGGAAATTGAGAGAGATCTGCACCGTTCTATGCCGGAACATCCTGCCTTCCAGAATGAGTTGGGAATTGCTGCTCTCCGGAGAGTCTTAACAGCTTATGCATTCAGAAATCCAACAATTGGGTACTgtcag GCCATGAACATTGTCACGTCAGTACTGCTGCTGTACTGCAACGAGGAGGAGGCTTTCTGGCTCCTAGTGGCTTTATGTGAGCGGATGTTACCAGATTACTACAACACCAGAGTAGTGG GTGCATTAGTGGACCAAGGCATCTTTGAAGAACTCACACGAGAATATCTTCCACAGCTGGCAGAAAAGATGCAGGACCTGGGAGTGATTTCCACCATATCCCTTTCCTGGTTTCTCACTCTCTTTCTCAGTGTGATGCCCTTTGAGAGTGCTGTGGTCATTGTCGACTGTTTTTTCTATGAGGGAATCAAGTTTATCTTGCAGGTGTCGTTGGCCATACTTGATGCCAACATGGAGAAGCTGTTACAGTGCTCTGATGAAGGTGAAGCCATGACTATTCTGGGCAG ATATTTGGACAACGTAGTTAACAGACAGAGCGTCTCTCCCCCTATTCCCCACTTGCACGCCTTATTGACAAGTGGAGATGATCCGCCACTTGAAATCGACATCTTTGAGCTCATCAAAACATCCTATGAG AAATTCAGCAATCTGAAGGCAGATGACATTGAACAAATGCGTTTTAAACAAAGACTGAAAGTGATCCAGTCTCTGGAGGATACAGCCAAGAAGAGTGTG GTCCGAGCTGTGTCTAGTGACATTGGTTTCTCTATTGAAGAACTGGAAGAGCTGTATGTGGTGTTCAAG GCAAAGTATCTGATGAGCTGTTACTGGGGAAATAACCGTGCTGCCGCTGCTCGCCGAGATCAAAGTTTACCCTACCTGGAGCAGTATCGCATAGACATGGAGCAGTTCAAAGACCTGTTCATCAGCTTGACCCCCTGGTCCTGCGGCGCACATACGCCTGTGCTAGCAGGGCGTTTGTTCCGGCTTCTGGATGAGAACAGGGATTCTCTCATTAACTTCAAGgagtttgtgacaggcatga GTGGGATGTATCATGGTGATCTTACTGAAAAACTCAAAGTACTTTACAAACTGCATCTGCCTCCCG CTCTGAATCCAGAGGAGACAGAGTCTGCTTTGGAGGCCACGAGTTATTTCACAGAGGATGTTACAACAGAAG CCCCTCTTTCTGCTGCTCAAGTATCTCCTTTTGTCTCAGAGCTGGATTTCTGCCTGCACTGTGAGCCTCAAG AAACCCAAGAAGataaaggaaggagaaatgaGAATGGTCCAGAAAAAG AGGAGAAAGGTACCAGTCCACAGGACTATCGATACTACCTAAGAATATGGGCCAAGGAAAAAGAGTCCAAGAAAGAAACCATCAAAGATCTCCCCAAAATGAGCCAG gAACAATTCATAGAGTTATGCAAGACCCTTTACAACATGTTCAGTGAGGACCCGGTGGAACAAGAGCTCTACCACGCAATTGCCACTGTAGCCAGTCTCCTTCTGCGAATCGGGGAGGTTGGGAAAAAATTTTCCAACAGGCCTACGAGAAAGTCCGAGGACTGCAAAGCAAACAACACCCAAGATCCCGTCAGTGAAGAGGAGTCACCAACGTCTGAACAGAGTCAGAATTCAGCAGTGGAGCAGCAACGCCAAACTGACTGTGAGGACAAAACCTGCGCAGACGCTCAGcctgaaaaaacacagcaggagaACCAAACTCTAGGAGATGGGTCAGGGGAAGGACAAAGCTCTCCTTTACAGCTGCTATCAGATGATGAAACCAAAGATGATATGTCCATGTCGTCTTACTCCATGGTCAGCACAGGCTCTCTGCAGTGCGAAGACATCGCGGACGACACGGTCCTGGTTGGCTGTGAAGGCAGCAGTTCAGCTGCCAGGTATGGCAGCACCATCGATACTGACTGGTCAATCTCCTTTGAGCAGATCTTGGCTTCTATGCTCACAGAGACAGCGCTCGTAAACTACTTTGAGAAGAAGGTCAATATCCTGCAAAAGATCAAGGATCAGAAGAAGGTGGAGAGGCAGTTCAGTTCATCCAGTGACTATGAACTTTCCTCCGTGTCAGGGTGA